The Chitinophaga pinensis DSM 2588 region ATGTTGATGTCAATGAGCATGACATCAGGTAAGCCTTCATTGCCGGTATTGATCTGTTCATTCAGCAGTGTAATGGCCTCCTCGCCATTTCTGGCATTCGTGAGTTTATAGAAAATATTCAATTTATCAAGTGAACGCTTAATATCTATCACATCCAGCTTATCATCTTCTACCAGTAAAATATTAATCGGTTGCATTTTAATCTTTTGACCAGGTGAATGAAAAGACAGAACCCTTGCCCGGTGCGGAGACCACATTGATATGCTGCTTTTTGGTCTCTATAATTTTTTTGACAATTGCCAATCCAACACCTGTGCTTTCGAAACTATCCCTGTCCTTTAAAGTCTGAAAAATAGTAAAAATCCTCCGTTGATAGTGCTTTTCAATACCATTTCCATTGTCTTCAATGAAAAATTCATAGTGATCAGGCCGTTCTTTATAATAGATTTTTACAGCAGGGCCGGGCTTTTCGTTGTGTTTGACTGCATTCCCGATAAGATTAGAAAAAATCTGGAACAACCACAATTTTTCTCCGTGTATAATGGGAAGATCAGCCATTTCAACCCTTACATGGTCCATATCAGGCAGTGTGTCGAGTACTTCTTTCATTAGTGAGTTGAGTGCAATTTCCTCTTTTTCGATCTCTTCCTTGTCTGCTTTTGCATAGGACAACAAACCTTCTATCAGGTTTTCTGCTCTTATCACGCGACCTTTTATCAGCTCCATGTATTCGCTTACTTTTGGCGTAAGTTCCTGTTTATGATCTTCCTCTATCCATGTTACAACGTTACTGATGCCTCTCAGCGGTGCTTTCAGGTCATGCGATACAATATGTGCGAACTGGTCCAGTTCTTCATTGGATCGCTTCAAAAGCGTGATATTCCTTGACAGTTCTTCTGTCATATGATTGAGCGCATCTCCTAATGCACTCAGTTCATCGCTACCCGTATCTTTGATCGTCACGTTATAATTGCCTCCCGCAATATCATTGGCCATATCTGTCATGACCTTGATACGCCGGGATATCTTCATGGTTACATAGATGATGATGAAAAGCCCGAGTACAATAGAAGCGGATGTCAATAACAACGAAAGAATATTCGTATTGATAACCGAAGCAGCCAGTTCTTCCTTGCGTGCATCCCTACGTGCATATTCATATGCGGAGAATGTCTTGAATTTCTCCTGTAATGCCGCCTGAATCGCCTGTTCATGACCGGAAGCAAATTTTTCCTTGTATACCCTATTGAAAGTATCCAGGTGTTGCCTGCTGATAGACGCTGACATTTTCGCCTGTTTCAATGGATCTGTATATTCTTCCGTCCACTGGTCATTCAGCTCTTTAATCTGCTGCAGCATGTTGATCTGTAGTGTGTCTGTGAGCATGGATGACAGCTCCTTCAGGATGAGCTCATTTTCGATATTAGCCGTGTCATAGGCTTCTACAAAAGACTTTTCACCAGTGAGCAGATATCCTCTGAGGCCGTTGACCATCGTGAGTACGTTCCGCTGAAAGCGGCTGCTGTTACGCACCAGATTGGTGGAACGGGTGAAATAGGCATTGTTTTCTGTCACCGCATTGGACAGACTGAAGTTCACGAACGTCGTAATGGAAAACAGTATCAGTACTGATACGAATCCAAGAAATATATAGTGAGAAATCTTCATAGAGCGCAATGGTAACAAAAAATGTGAAAACAACCGGAGATACTATCCTGGAAAATAGTAAACAAAGTATCAAAGTTCCGGTATAGTTTTAGCGGCAATCTATTCTGCGTCAGATTACTTTACGTACGTCAAATACGCTATGTGTTTGCAAACATAACGCTTTTGTGTCTTAATGCATACAATTCAGTAATTTGTAAATCAACAGCATCTGAAAAGTTTTTAACCTTATGATAGCATCTGCCATTCGTCATATTCATCGCTGCTGGTATCTGATAAATTGACTATGTTGAAACAATGCGGCTCAGGAGATATAAGATAGCCCTATATAGCTACTATTACGCAGATCAGGAATAAGAAAAATACTGTCAAACTGATAACGAAGCAAGATTATGGACGATCAACTCAGGAATGAAGAGCAGAACGGTACTTCCCGGCGCTCTTTCCTTAAACAAACCTCTTTGATGACAGCGTTGGCGCTTGCGCCTGAAACGGTGCTCAAAGCTGCTGAAAACGGCCTTGATGAAAAGATCGCGGCTGCCATTGAGACAATGCCGCTGAATGTGGTCATCAATGGGGTGAAGCAAAGTGTCAGGATAGAACCGCGTGTTACCCTGCTGGATCTGTTGCGCGAACGATTGCAACTGACAGGTACAAAGAAAGGTTGTGACCACGGACAGTGTGGCGCCTGTACCGTCCACATCGATGGAGAACGTGTGAATGCCTGTCTGACACTGGCACTCACGACAGAAGGCCGTGAGGTGACTACCATCGAAGGGCTGGCAGACGGAGATAACCTGCACCCTATGCAGGAAGCATTCCTGGAGCATGATGGTTTCCAGTGTGGTTACTGTACGCCTGGACAAATCATGTCAGCAATCTGTTGTATCAGGGAAGGACACGCTGGTACGCCCGATGAAGTGAGAGAATATATGAGTGGAAATATCTGTCGTTGTGGTGCTTATTCCAATATCGTCGATGCGATCATGGACGTAAAACAGGGAGGGAAGAAGATATGAAACAGTTCAGCTACATAAGGGTCACTTCCAGTGATGCAGCCATTGCTGCTGTCTCCAAAGATAAATCGGCTACATTCCTGGCCGGTGGTACCAATCTTGTCGATCTGATGAAGAGTGGTGTAACGGGACCGGAGCGACTGGTAGATATTAATCGCCTGCCCCTTACAAAGATCGAAGAAACAAAGACGGGATTGCGTATCGGCGCACTGGCTAAAAATACAATGGTAGCGGAACATCCCCTGGTCGTCAAACATTTTCCGCTCCTGTCTCTCGCATTAAAAGCAGGCGCTTCTCCACAGCTGAGGAACATGGCCACTGTCGGTGGTAATATGATGCAGCGTACGCGTTGTCATTATTTCTACGATACAGCCATGCCTTGTAATAAACGAAATCCTGGTTCCGGTTGCGGCGCTATCGGAGGCGTCAACCGTATGCACGCCATCTTCGGTGCAAGTGATAAATGTATTGCCGTACATCCAAGCGATATGTGTGTGGCACTGACAGCACTGGATGCAGTCGTAACAGTAAAAGGCCCCAAAGGGGAACGTAAAATTCCTTTTGGCGATTTTCACCGTTTACCGGGAGATACGCCTGAAGTGGACAACACCTTACAGCGTGGAGAACTGATCATAGCGGTGGATATTCCTTTCAATGAAGTAGGTGGATATGCGCATTATCTGAAAGTACGTGACCGTGCCTCCTATGCATTCGCATTGGTATCAGTTGGCGCTGCCTTGTCCCTGAAAGACAATAATATCGCTGATGTACGCCTGGCTATGGGTGGCGTGGCGCATAAACCCTGGCGGCTGAGAGAAGCGGAAGCTTTCCTCAAAGGAAAGAAGGCCACGGTAGAGAACTTTCAGGAGGCGGCACGTATGGTGATGGCGCCTGCAAAGTCGCAGGGCAGTAATGAATTCAAACTCACCCTCGCGCCCAACACAATTGTGGAGGCATTGAAACTCGCCGCTGCAAACGGTAATATCTAAACGCTTAAAACCCGAATAATGGGAACAGATAAAAAAAGTGAACCGCTGAACAGGGTAGACGGAAGAGCTAAAGTAACTGGTAAGGCAAAATACTTTGCAGAGTTCGAAGTGCCCGGTCTTACTTATTGTGTAATGGTGACGAGTACAATTACCCGCGGTACCATCACTACGATTGATACAAAAAATGCGGAACGTGCACCTGGTGTACTGGCGGTATATACACACCTGAATATGCCCGCCGTACCTGGTTGGGCCGATCAGCCAAACAGTAATGCGAAACTGCCTTCCGGCGGAGAGAAATACCGTATGCTGGGCAGTAATAAAATACTCTTTAACGGTCAGCCGATCGCATTGGTGGTAGCCAATACCCTGGAGCGTGCACAATATGGCGCTTCACTGGTGACAGCTACCTACAATAAAACCGAACATCAGACTGACCTGCTGAAAAATACACAGAAGGCAGCTATGCCCGGCCGCTTCGGCGATTATACCCGTGGTGAGCAGAAAGAGGCATATAAAACGGCGCCTGTTACCATTTCAGCTGATTATACGATCCCTGTAGAGGTACACAATCCGATGGAACTGGCGGGTATACTGGCTATCTGGGAAGGAGAGGATCAGTTGAAAGTATACGCTAAAACACAAGGAGTAAAGGCTACACAGCGTACACTGGCGGGTGCGTTCAAAATACCGGAAAAGAATATCCAGGTATACTCCGAATTTGTTGGCGGCGGTTTTGGTATGGGATTGCGTACCTGGCCACAGGAAGTCGCTGTGGTAGCTGCTGCACGTCAGCTCAAAAAGCCGGTTAAACTGGTCATGACACGTCAGCAGATGTTCTCATTGGTGGGACATCGCCCTTACACTATACAACATATCAGTATGGGTGCGGATAAGGACGGTCAGTTACAGGGTATCTACCATGAAGCTACCGCTGAAACGGCGAATTACGACGACTTTACAGAAGGTACAGTGGCCATGACAAGGTTCATGTATGGCTGTCCGAACGTAACCACTAAATACCGCATCGTGCCGCTGGACAGAGGCGTTCCTATCTGGATGCGTGGTCCTGGTGAGGCAACAGGCGCTTTTGCACTGGAATCAGCCATCGATGAAATGGCCTATAAAGTGAATATGGACCCGCTGGACTTCCGGGTGAAGAACTTCGCAGCAACCGATCCGGAAAAGAACAAACCTTTCTCCAGTAACAATCTGAAAGAAGCATATCAGTTGGGTAGTGAGCAAATCGGCTGGCACAAACGCAACCGGGAACCACGTTCTATGAAGGACGGAGAATGGCTGGTGGGATATGGTATGAGTACGGGTGTATTCGGGGCACATCGCGGGGAATCTACC contains the following coding sequences:
- a CDS encoding ATP-binding protein, with amino-acid sequence MKISHYIFLGFVSVLILFSITTFVNFSLSNAVTENNAYFTRSTNLVRNSSRFQRNVLTMVNGLRGYLLTGEKSFVEAYDTANIENELILKELSSMLTDTLQINMLQQIKELNDQWTEEYTDPLKQAKMSASISRQHLDTFNRVYKEKFASGHEQAIQAALQEKFKTFSAYEYARRDARKEELAASVINTNILSLLLTSASIVLGLFIIIYVTMKISRRIKVMTDMANDIAGGNYNVTIKDTGSDELSALGDALNHMTEELSRNITLLKRSNEELDQFAHIVSHDLKAPLRGISNVVTWIEEDHKQELTPKVSEYMELIKGRVIRAENLIEGLLSYAKADKEEIEKEEIALNSLMKEVLDTLPDMDHVRVEMADLPIIHGEKLWLFQIFSNLIGNAVKHNEKPGPAVKIYYKERPDHYEFFIEDNGNGIEKHYQRRIFTIFQTLKDRDSFESTGVGLAIVKKIIETKKQHINVVSAPGKGSVFSFTWSKD
- a CDS encoding (2Fe-2S)-binding protein, producing the protein MDDQLRNEEQNGTSRRSFLKQTSLMTALALAPETVLKAAENGLDEKIAAAIETMPLNVVINGVKQSVRIEPRVTLLDLLRERLQLTGTKKGCDHGQCGACTVHIDGERVNACLTLALTTEGREVTTIEGLADGDNLHPMQEAFLEHDGFQCGYCTPGQIMSAICCIREGHAGTPDEVREYMSGNICRCGAYSNIVDAIMDVKQGGKKI
- a CDS encoding FAD binding domain-containing protein; protein product: MKQFSYIRVTSSDAAIAAVSKDKSATFLAGGTNLVDLMKSGVTGPERLVDINRLPLTKIEETKTGLRIGALAKNTMVAEHPLVVKHFPLLSLALKAGASPQLRNMATVGGNMMQRTRCHYFYDTAMPCNKRNPGSGCGAIGGVNRMHAIFGASDKCIAVHPSDMCVALTALDAVVTVKGPKGERKIPFGDFHRLPGDTPEVDNTLQRGELIIAVDIPFNEVGGYAHYLKVRDRASYAFALVSVGAALSLKDNNIADVRLAMGGVAHKPWRLREAEAFLKGKKATVENFQEAARMVMAPAKSQGSNEFKLTLAPNTIVEALKLAAANGNI
- a CDS encoding xanthine dehydrogenase family protein molybdopterin-binding subunit, whose product is MGTDKKSEPLNRVDGRAKVTGKAKYFAEFEVPGLTYCVMVTSTITRGTITTIDTKNAERAPGVLAVYTHLNMPAVPGWADQPNSNAKLPSGGEKYRMLGSNKILFNGQPIALVVANTLERAQYGASLVTATYNKTEHQTDLLKNTQKAAMPGRFGDYTRGEQKEAYKTAPVTISADYTIPVEVHNPMELAGILAIWEGEDQLKVYAKTQGVKATQRTLAGAFKIPEKNIQVYSEFVGGGFGMGLRTWPQEVAVVAAARQLKKPVKLVMTRQQMFSLVGHRPYTIQHISMGADKDGQLQGIYHEATAETANYDDFTEGTVAMTRFMYGCPNVTTKYRIVPLDRGVPIWMRGPGEATGAFALESAIDEMAYKVNMDPLDFRVKNFAATDPEKNKPFSSNNLKEAYQLGSEQIGWHKRNREPRSMKDGEWLVGYGMSTGVFGAHRGESTCRAQLNADGTLILQSATSDIGPGTSTAMVQIAHEVTGLPIKKIRFELGDASLPPSGSQGGSATVSSVGSAVFDTCTALKALLTEAGLAFEDGTVKPVAGKTATMQEVLTAQQKTFFEVTKSSKGGAEQDKYSMYSFSIHFAEVRVHPHTGVVRVKRVVTVADSGRIVSPKTAASQMIGGVTGGIGMALTEEAVIDHRYGRFVNNNLGDYHVPVSADVPHIETIFIDKPDPYSNPMGSKGMGEIALIGFSAAVANAVYHATGKRIRELPITPDKILSA